From Humisphaera borealis, the proteins below share one genomic window:
- a CDS encoding efflux RND transporter periplasmic adaptor subunit: MRILKWLVILLVVVGLGVGAWMWFGRSTEAPVEFRTAKVKRGDLAATISATGTVEPEEVVDVGAQVAGQILSFGTDADGHQVDFRSHVEEGMLLAQIDDVTYKSQVASATAQVKSARAGVLRANAELQSAEAKQMQATRDWERAQKLGPSEALAAFSYDAYKSGYEMSVAAVAVAKAAIAQAEASVEQAQAELDRASRNLGYCTIKSPVKGVVIARRVNIGQTVVASLNAPSLFLIAKDLKRIQVWVPVNEADVGQIRPGQPVTFTVDAFPGQSFKGEVGKVRLEPTITQNVVTYTVEVETANPDEILLPYLTANLKFITSEKKAVLSVSNSALRYTPAVELMVPEAREKYGATAAAPASGGPPGGGASGAGAPAGGPPAGGGPAAGGGGAGGGPRPAGGGAGRKGKGRSSGVVWIAADKGLLKPVEVKIGMTDGVDTELTGDELKEGDVVIAGEVPRDAAAPAGGTNPFAPQFPRGGSSGRSGR, encoded by the coding sequence ATGCGAATTCTGAAATGGCTTGTCATCCTGCTGGTGGTGGTCGGACTGGGCGTCGGCGCCTGGATGTGGTTCGGCCGTTCCACCGAGGCACCGGTGGAGTTCCGCACCGCCAAGGTTAAGCGCGGCGATCTGGCTGCCACCATCAGTGCCACGGGCACGGTCGAACCGGAAGAAGTGGTTGACGTCGGCGCACAGGTCGCCGGGCAGATCCTGTCGTTCGGTACCGATGCCGACGGACACCAGGTGGACTTCAGGTCGCATGTCGAAGAGGGCATGCTGCTGGCGCAGATCGACGATGTCACCTACAAGTCGCAGGTCGCTTCGGCCACCGCGCAGGTCAAGAGCGCTCGGGCCGGCGTGCTGCGGGCCAACGCCGAGTTGCAATCGGCCGAGGCAAAGCAGATGCAGGCGACACGCGATTGGGAACGGGCGCAGAAGCTCGGACCTTCCGAAGCGCTGGCTGCATTTTCGTACGATGCCTACAAGTCCGGGTATGAAATGTCCGTCGCCGCCGTCGCGGTCGCCAAGGCGGCGATCGCACAGGCCGAAGCATCCGTCGAACAGGCACAGGCGGAGCTCGACCGGGCGTCGCGAAACCTGGGCTACTGTACGATCAAATCTCCGGTGAAGGGCGTCGTCATCGCCCGGCGGGTGAATATCGGCCAGACGGTTGTCGCCAGCCTCAACGCGCCCAGCCTGTTCCTGATCGCCAAGGATCTCAAGCGCATCCAAGTCTGGGTTCCGGTGAACGAAGCCGACGTCGGGCAGATTCGTCCAGGCCAGCCGGTCACGTTCACGGTCGATGCGTTCCCCGGACAGAGCTTCAAAGGCGAAGTCGGCAAGGTGCGGCTCGAGCCGACCATCACGCAGAACGTGGTCACCTACACCGTCGAAGTGGAGACCGCCAACCCCGACGAGATCCTGCTGCCCTACCTGACGGCGAATCTGAAGTTCATCACCAGTGAGAAGAAGGCCGTGCTGTCGGTATCCAACAGTGCGCTGCGATACACCCCCGCGGTGGAACTGATGGTTCCAGAAGCCCGCGAGAAGTACGGCGCGACTGCCGCGGCACCCGCGTCCGGCGGACCGCCGGGCGGTGGAGCAAGCGGCGCGGGTGCTCCAGCCGGTGGTCCACCAGCCGGCGGCGGGCCGGCGGCCGGCGGTGGCGGCGCGGGTGGCGGACCTCGTCCTGCCGGCGGCGGCGCGGGGCGAAAAGGCAAAGGCCGATCCAGCGGCGTCGTCTGGATCGCCGCGGACAAGGGGCTGCTCAAACCCGTCGAAGTGAAAATCGGAATGACCGACGGCGTCGATACCGAGCTCACCGGCGACGAACTCAAGGAAGGTGACGTTGTCATCGCCGGCGAAGTGCCGCGCGACGCCGCCGCTCCAGCCGGCGGAACGAACCCCTTCGCACCGCAGTTCCCGCGTGGCGGCAGCAGCGGCCGGAGCGGTCGGTAG
- a CDS encoding ABC transporter ATP-binding protein yields the protein MDLIRLNNITKTYRVGEVDVPVLKGISMTVERGEMVALMGASGSGKSTLMNILGCLDRPTSGEYWLDNEEVSRIDNNKRAMVRNRKIGFVFQSFNLLARTTALDNVMMPLAYTSDLPESEGRERAVELLNRVGLGDRIDHHPSQLSGGQQQRVAIARALINRPPLLFADEPTGNLDSRTSVEILEMFRKLNADEGITIILVTHAAEVADVARRSIHIRDGLIEKGAYEHRAVKV from the coding sequence ATGGACCTCATCCGCCTCAACAACATCACCAAGACGTACCGCGTCGGCGAAGTCGATGTGCCTGTGCTCAAGGGCATCTCGATGACCGTCGAGCGCGGCGAAATGGTCGCGCTCATGGGTGCCAGCGGGTCGGGCAAATCCACCCTCATGAACATCCTCGGCTGCCTCGACCGGCCGACCTCGGGCGAGTACTGGCTCGATAACGAGGAAGTCTCGCGCATCGACAACAACAAGCGGGCGATGGTCCGCAACCGCAAGATCGGCTTCGTCTTCCAGAGCTTCAACCTGCTCGCCCGCACGACGGCTCTCGACAATGTCATGATGCCGCTCGCCTACACCTCCGACCTGCCCGAATCCGAAGGCCGCGAGCGGGCCGTCGAGCTGCTCAACCGCGTCGGCCTCGGTGACCGGATCGACCATCACCCGTCGCAGCTTTCCGGCGGTCAGCAGCAGCGCGTCGCGATCGCCCGGGCCCTGATCAACCGCCCGCCGCTGCTGTTCGCCGACGAACCCACCGGCAACCTCGACTCCCGCACCAGCGTGGAAATCCTGGAGATGTTCCGAAAGCTCAATGCCGACGAGGGGATCACCATCATCCTCGTCACCCACGCCGCCGAGGTCGCCGACGTCGCCCGGCGGAGCATTCACATCCGCGACGGGCTCATCGAAAAGGGTGCGTACGAGCACCGGGCGGTGAAGGTATGA